In a genomic window of Aeromicrobium panaciterrae:
- a CDS encoding ABC transporter ATP-binding protein — protein sequence MPVELSAARAALEGVPNEPGAPKPDPIVKGSNIVRTFGGLKAVDVDHIEIQRGVITALIGPNGAGKTTLFNLLTGFDEPDEGDWSFNGKALGRVPAFKVARLGMVRTFQLTKVLAKLRVIDNMLLGATGQRGEKFWSAPFKSLWSAQEDEITKRADALLERFKLDAKREDFAGSLSGGQRKLLEMARALMVDPELIMLDEPMAGVNPALKQSLLGHVKSLRDEGRTVLFVEHDMDMVRDISDWVIVMAQGQIVAEGTPQSVMANQSVIDAYLGAHHDTDITEIDVEELEELAEAALDEEATS from the coding sequence ATGCCCGTTGAACTCAGCGCTGCACGCGCCGCACTCGAAGGCGTACCCAACGAACCCGGCGCACCCAAGCCGGACCCGATCGTCAAGGGCAGCAACATCGTCCGTACGTTCGGTGGCCTCAAGGCCGTCGACGTCGATCACATCGAGATCCAGCGTGGTGTCATCACCGCACTGATCGGCCCGAACGGCGCCGGCAAGACCACGCTGTTCAACCTGTTGACTGGCTTTGACGAGCCCGACGAAGGCGACTGGTCGTTCAACGGCAAAGCCCTCGGTCGAGTCCCGGCTTTCAAGGTCGCTCGCCTCGGCATGGTCCGTACGTTCCAGCTCACCAAGGTGCTCGCCAAGCTGCGAGTCATCGACAACATGCTGCTCGGTGCAACCGGACAGCGCGGTGAGAAGTTCTGGTCAGCCCCGTTCAAGAGCCTGTGGAGCGCACAGGAGGACGAGATCACCAAGCGTGCTGATGCGCTGCTCGAGCGATTCAAGCTCGATGCCAAGCGTGAGGACTTCGCTGGTTCTCTTTCGGGCGGTCAGCGCAAGCTTCTTGAGATGGCGCGTGCACTGATGGTCGATCCCGAGCTGATCATGCTCGACGAGCCGATGGCAGGCGTCAACCCGGCCCTCAAGCAGTCGCTGCTCGGTCACGTGAAGTCGCTGCGCGACGAAGGTCGTACGGTGCTCTTCGTCGAGCACGACATGGACATGGTCCGCGACATCTCAGACTGGGTCATCGTGATGGCCCAGGGCCAGATCGTCGCCGAAGGCACCCCACAGTCCGTCATGGCCAATCAATCAGTTATCGACGCCTATCTCGGCGCACACCACGACACCGACATCACCGAGATCGACGTCGAGGAGCTCGAAGAGCTCGCCGAGGCCGCACTCGACGAGGAGGCAACGTCATGA
- a CDS encoding polysaccharide biosynthesis protein, with protein MTGGTLVAAGMMGMNLAVYGFNIVSARMLVPHEFGALTALLGIILVGNVASLGLQAVTARRLAVDPDQREQIISATAGVTIMVAIGVGAIVAASTVVLTPVLKLDSYWPVILCGAALVPLTIMGAEAGVAQGTSRWGALTAIFLGNGIGRIVGGSIALIVSPTTTSAMVGVAAGSWVPVLAGARLLMGHSDGGHPISRRPLIREAVLSTHALLAYFVLSNLDSLIARNRFDGHESGLYASGLILAKAALFFPQFVSVVLFPDLARATTHHARLRAVTLVAGFGALAVAATALLPRVALILVGGDQYKEVTDRLWLFALAGSLLAIVHLLVFDALARHAHGVVVMLWGAVVAVVAAAYGLGVGFTGLVVTVTLVAAALAAIVWLTPGERTDAPH; from the coding sequence ATGACCGGGGGAACTCTCGTCGCCGCCGGAATGATGGGCATGAACCTCGCCGTCTACGGCTTCAACATCGTCTCAGCGCGCATGCTCGTCCCGCACGAATTCGGTGCCCTCACGGCACTGCTCGGCATCATCTTGGTCGGAAACGTCGCATCACTCGGCCTCCAGGCGGTGACCGCGCGTCGACTGGCGGTCGACCCCGACCAACGCGAGCAGATCATCAGCGCAACCGCCGGTGTGACGATCATGGTCGCGATCGGCGTGGGCGCCATCGTCGCCGCGTCAACTGTCGTCCTGACCCCAGTACTCAAGCTCGACAGCTACTGGCCCGTCATCCTGTGCGGCGCCGCGCTCGTACCGCTGACGATCATGGGTGCCGAGGCTGGTGTTGCACAGGGCACCTCACGCTGGGGTGCACTCACTGCAATCTTCCTCGGCAACGGCATCGGCCGGATCGTCGGTGGCTCAATCGCGCTGATCGTGTCCCCCACCACGACCTCCGCCATGGTGGGCGTCGCAGCCGGATCATGGGTCCCCGTGCTCGCCGGCGCGAGGCTGCTCATGGGACATTCCGACGGCGGACACCCGATCAGTCGTCGCCCGCTCATTCGTGAGGCCGTGCTGTCGACTCACGCTTTGCTCGCCTACTTCGTACTCAGCAATCTGGATTCACTGATCGCCCGCAACCGATTCGACGGTCACGAAAGCGGCCTGTACGCATCCGGCTTGATCCTGGCCAAGGCCGCGTTGTTTTTCCCCCAGTTCGTCAGCGTGGTCCTGTTCCCGGACCTCGCGCGCGCAACCACTCACCACGCTCGACTTCGAGCCGTGACGCTGGTCGCCGGATTCGGAGCGCTCGCGGTCGCAGCGACTGCCCTGTTGCCGCGTGTGGCGCTCATCCTGGTGGGTGGCGATCAGTACAAAGAGGTCACTGATCGACTGTGGCTGTTCGCGCTCGCGGGTTCCCTGCTCGCGATCGTGCACCTGCTGGTGTTTGACGCGCTGGCACGCCATGCGCATGGAGTGGTCGTGATGCTGTGGGGCGCCGTTGTCGCCGTTGTCGCTGCGGCGTACGGACTTGGCGTCGGGTTCACGGGGCTGGTGGTCACCGTGACTCTTGTCGCCGCCGCACTGGCCGCGATCGTCTGGCTCACGCCAGGTGAGCGCACCGACGCTCCGCACTAG
- a CDS encoding decaprenylphospho-beta-D-erythro-pentofuranosid-2-ulose 2-reductase — MINALGIPQHILLLGGTSDIALAIAETYAAQAPNLTVTLAARSGDRRDAAVQQLSAKGCTVSAVDFEALDTASHGALIAGIDGDIDLAIVAFGLLGDPEEAWTDVEVARELAEVNYVGAVTTGVALAARIRTQGHGVIVALSSVAGERPRRSNFVYGSTKAGFDAFYTGLGEALRELGGRVLVVRPGFVKSKMTDGLDPAPLATTPEAVAEAVVAAVRDGKEQIWVPGTMRVVMSGLRHVPRVIFRRLPV, encoded by the coding sequence ATGATCAACGCGCTCGGCATCCCCCAGCACATCCTGTTGCTCGGAGGTACGTCCGACATTGCCCTCGCGATCGCCGAGACATACGCCGCGCAGGCCCCCAATCTGACGGTGACGCTGGCGGCCCGCTCTGGCGATCGTCGTGACGCCGCCGTACAGCAGCTCTCTGCCAAGGGGTGCACAGTCAGCGCGGTCGACTTCGAGGCTCTCGACACTGCCAGCCATGGCGCGCTGATTGCCGGAATCGACGGAGACATCGACCTCGCCATCGTGGCATTCGGCCTGCTCGGCGATCCCGAGGAAGCGTGGACCGATGTCGAGGTCGCTCGTGAGCTTGCCGAGGTCAACTACGTCGGCGCCGTCACGACCGGTGTTGCTCTTGCTGCGCGTATTCGCACGCAGGGCCATGGCGTGATCGTCGCGCTGTCGAGTGTGGCCGGAGAGCGGCCGCGTCGTTCCAACTTTGTCTACGGCTCAACGAAGGCCGGCTTCGACGCGTTCTACACAGGACTGGGCGAGGCATTGCGTGAGCTGGGTGGTCGCGTACTGGTGGTCCGTCCCGGTTTCGTGAAGTCCAAGATGACCGATGGCCTCGATCCCGCTCCCCTCGCGACGACTCCGGAAGCGGTGGCCGAGGCTGTGGTTGCTGCCGTACGCGACGGCAAGGAGCAGATCTGGGTTCCTGGCACGATGCGCGTCGTGATGTCAGGCCTGCGTCACGTCCCGCGGGTTATCTTCCGGCGTCTCCCGGTCTGA
- a CDS encoding FAD-binding oxidoreductase, whose product MARPTDVEALRDELKTVGERGLITRGLGRSYGDPAQNAGGTVLDLTDWDTILDVDTAAPNVRVQAGISLDRLLRALLPLGLWLPVVPGTRQVTVGGAIAADVHGKNHHVDGSFGNHVSEFDILLASGDIVTAAPDGDNAELFWATVGGMGLTGVVLEATIQLKEVETSYFVVDTDRTANLSQMLTALETGDDDYTYSVAWFDTATTGDSLGRGVIMRGNTASREALDPDQRRAALEFAAPQRGRVPFELPVGLVNRFSAKAFNALWYAKSPRHRTDEIQDITQFFHPLDIVGDWNRVYGPKGFCQYQFVVPFGEEAAFTTIVETIAQSDHVSSLNVLKRFGPGNRAPLSFPISGWTLAVDLPVRAGLDALLNHLDQLVLAAGGRIYLAKDSRISAATFAQMYPRLDEFRASRARFDPTHTFRSDLSRRLDL is encoded by the coding sequence GTGGCACGCCCGACCGACGTCGAAGCACTTCGCGATGAGCTCAAGACCGTCGGAGAGCGCGGGCTGATCACCCGCGGGCTGGGACGCAGCTACGGCGACCCCGCGCAGAACGCCGGCGGCACCGTTCTGGACCTGACGGACTGGGACACAATCCTGGACGTCGACACCGCGGCGCCCAACGTCCGCGTACAAGCCGGCATAAGTCTCGATCGCCTCCTTCGAGCCCTACTCCCCCTCGGTCTCTGGCTGCCTGTCGTCCCAGGCACCCGGCAAGTGACCGTCGGCGGGGCGATCGCCGCAGACGTGCACGGCAAGAACCATCACGTCGATGGCAGCTTCGGCAATCACGTGTCCGAGTTCGACATCCTGCTGGCGTCGGGCGACATCGTCACGGCGGCACCGGATGGGGACAACGCAGAGCTGTTCTGGGCGACTGTCGGCGGAATGGGACTAACCGGCGTCGTCCTCGAGGCCACAATCCAGCTCAAGGAAGTCGAGACGTCCTACTTCGTCGTCGACACCGATCGCACGGCCAACTTGTCGCAGATGCTCACCGCACTGGAGACAGGCGATGACGACTACACCTATTCCGTCGCGTGGTTCGACACCGCGACGACCGGCGACTCGCTGGGTCGCGGAGTCATCATGCGGGGCAACACCGCATCGCGAGAGGCGCTCGACCCCGACCAACGCCGAGCAGCGCTCGAGTTTGCCGCTCCGCAGCGGGGACGCGTCCCGTTCGAGCTGCCCGTCGGACTCGTCAATCGATTCTCCGCCAAGGCCTTCAACGCGCTTTGGTATGCCAAGTCGCCGCGCCACCGCACTGACGAGATCCAGGACATCACCCAGTTCTTCCATCCGCTCGACATTGTCGGCGACTGGAATCGGGTCTACGGCCCCAAGGGTTTCTGCCAGTACCAGTTCGTCGTCCCCTTCGGCGAAGAAGCCGCGTTCACGACGATCGTCGAGACGATTGCCCAGTCAGACCACGTGTCGTCGCTCAACGTGCTGAAGCGGTTCGGTCCAGGCAATCGCGCTCCCCTGTCATTCCCGATCTCCGGCTGGACCCTGGCCGTCGATCTGCCCGTACGAGCAGGGCTCGACGCGCTGCTCAACCACCTCGACCAGCTCGTACTGGCCGCTGGCGGTCGCATCTATCTCGCCAAGGATTCGCGCATCTCGGCTGCGACCTTCGCCCAGATGTATCCCCGGCTCGATGAGTTCCGCGCTTCGCGCGCGCGTTTCGACCCCACCCATACGTTCCGATCCGACCTGTCACGACGACTCGACCTGTGA
- the polA gene encoding DNA polymerase I: MDRLLLIDGHSVAYRAFFALPVENFSTTTGQSTNAVFGFTSMLINVLRDEKPTHVAVAFDVSRQTFRLEQYPEYKGNRSKSPPEFNGQIPLIKEILDALHIQTFEKVGFEADDIIGTLATRAESAGMEVLICTGDRDALQLVTEQTTVLYPRKGVSDLARMTPTAVEEKYAVTPEHYPDIAALVGETSDNLPGVPGVGPKTAAKWINQYGTLDALVADVDNIPGKAGESLREHLDDVLRNRRINALIRDLDLPAGPADLGFDTVWDREAIHTVFDALEFNALRVRLFEAFGEVEPQTEEGFDLDGVNVQPGAVAAWLDEHATPGVRLGIHVQGSWGRGTGDVVGMAIASDAAAAWINVDEITAEDDASIAAWLADPQRPKVLHDVKGPALALAARGWSLEGVAADTALSAYVVRPDQRSYDLADLSVRYLKRELRDDSEPSGQLTFDTDNAGAESGMLRARATLDLAVVLDEEVESIGGTPLVHDVELPLVATLARMERAGIAIDDAHLISLESEFAARAHDAASEAYAAIGGKEINLGSPKQLQVVLFDELGMPKTKRTKTGYTTDAEALQSLYDKTEHPFLQHLLEHRDVTRLRQTVDGLRKSISEDGRIHTTYAQTIAATGRLSSNDPNLQNIPIRTASGRRIREAFCVGEGYETLLTADYSQIEMRIMAHLSEDADLIEAFKSGEDFHTVTASKVFSVPAEEVDTELRARIKAMNYGLAYGLSSYGLSAQLNISTGEAQGLMDDYFSRFGGVRDYLRGLVDEARQTGFTETILGRRRYLPDLVSDNRQRREMAERMALNAPIQGSAADIIKVAMLNVERAIDAAGLSSRMLLQVHDELVFEVAPGELEQLEKLVREQMASAADMSVALDVSVGIGKTWHEAGH; encoded by the coding sequence GTGGACCGCCTACTGCTGATCGACGGTCATTCCGTCGCCTACCGCGCCTTTTTCGCCCTCCCGGTTGAGAACTTCTCAACCACCACGGGACAGAGCACCAATGCAGTGTTCGGGTTCACCTCGATGCTGATCAACGTCCTCCGCGATGAGAAGCCCACGCACGTCGCCGTGGCGTTCGATGTCTCGCGTCAGACCTTCCGACTGGAGCAGTACCCCGAATACAAGGGCAACCGTTCCAAGTCGCCGCCAGAGTTCAACGGTCAGATCCCGTTGATCAAGGAAATCCTCGACGCTCTGCACATCCAGACGTTCGAGAAGGTCGGCTTCGAGGCTGACGACATCATCGGCACCTTGGCGACGCGGGCCGAGTCGGCCGGCATGGAAGTACTGATCTGCACGGGCGACCGCGATGCGTTGCAGCTCGTCACCGAGCAGACGACAGTCCTCTATCCCCGCAAGGGCGTCTCGGACTTGGCGCGTATGACGCCGACCGCGGTCGAGGAGAAGTACGCCGTCACCCCCGAGCACTATCCCGACATTGCAGCGCTCGTAGGCGAGACGAGCGACAACCTCCCCGGCGTGCCGGGTGTCGGGCCCAAGACGGCTGCGAAATGGATCAATCAGTACGGAACGCTCGATGCACTCGTCGCCGACGTCGACAACATCCCCGGCAAGGCAGGGGAGTCGCTGAGGGAGCACCTTGATGATGTGCTGCGCAACCGTCGCATCAATGCGCTGATACGTGACCTGGATCTGCCAGCCGGTCCAGCCGATCTGGGCTTCGACACCGTCTGGGATCGCGAGGCGATTCATACGGTCTTCGACGCACTTGAGTTCAATGCGCTCCGCGTCCGACTGTTCGAGGCTTTCGGTGAAGTCGAACCGCAGACCGAGGAGGGCTTCGACCTCGATGGGGTCAACGTCCAACCAGGTGCTGTGGCTGCATGGCTCGACGAGCACGCGACGCCGGGCGTTCGCCTTGGAATCCACGTGCAGGGTTCCTGGGGCCGCGGCACAGGCGATGTCGTCGGTATGGCCATCGCCTCCGATGCGGCCGCCGCCTGGATCAACGTGGACGAGATCACCGCTGAAGACGACGCCTCGATCGCAGCCTGGCTTGCAGATCCGCAACGACCCAAGGTGCTGCACGACGTCAAGGGTCCGGCTCTCGCACTCGCCGCACGCGGCTGGTCGCTCGAGGGCGTTGCCGCTGACACCGCGTTGTCGGCCTACGTCGTACGGCCCGACCAGCGTTCGTACGACCTCGCCGATCTTTCGGTGCGCTATCTCAAGCGCGAGCTGCGCGATGACTCGGAGCCGTCCGGTCAGCTCACCTTCGATACCGACAACGCTGGAGCAGAGTCCGGGATGCTGCGTGCGCGCGCGACCCTCGACCTCGCAGTGGTGCTGGACGAAGAGGTGGAGTCGATCGGTGGCACACCGCTGGTCCACGATGTCGAGCTGCCGTTGGTCGCAACTCTCGCTCGTATGGAGCGCGCAGGCATTGCGATCGATGACGCGCATCTGATCTCCCTGGAGTCGGAGTTCGCTGCGCGAGCACATGACGCCGCGTCAGAGGCCTACGCCGCGATCGGCGGCAAGGAAATCAACCTCGGGTCGCCCAAGCAGCTCCAGGTCGTGCTGTTCGACGAGCTCGGCATGCCCAAGACCAAGCGCACCAAGACTGGCTACACAACGGATGCCGAGGCGCTCCAGTCGCTGTATGACAAGACTGAACATCCGTTCCTGCAGCACCTGCTCGAGCACCGTGATGTCACCCGGCTGCGTCAGACCGTGGATGGGCTGCGCAAGTCGATCTCCGAGGACGGCCGCATCCACACGACGTACGCGCAGACCATCGCGGCGACCGGACGACTGAGCTCCAACGACCCCAACCTGCAGAACATCCCGATCCGTACGGCATCTGGCCGCCGCATTCGCGAGGCGTTTTGTGTCGGCGAGGGCTACGAGACGCTGCTGACCGCTGACTACAGCCAGATCGAGATGCGCATCATGGCTCATCTGTCGGAGGACGCCGATCTGATTGAGGCGTTCAAGTCAGGTGAGGACTTCCATACGGTCACGGCATCCAAGGTGTTCTCGGTTCCGGCCGAAGAGGTCGACACCGAGCTGCGGGCTCGCATCAAGGCCATGAACTACGGACTTGCTTACGGACTGTCTTCCTACGGACTCAGCGCTCAGCTCAACATCTCCACGGGCGAGGCGCAGGGGCTCATGGATGACTACTTCTCGCGTTTCGGTGGCGTACGCGACTACCTCCGTGGTCTCGTCGACGAGGCGAGACAGACCGGCTTCACCGAGACGATTCTCGGCCGACGCCGCTATCTCCCCGACTTGGTGAGCGACAACCGCCAGCGCCGCGAAATGGCGGAACGGATGGCCCTCAACGCGCCGATCCAGGGATCAGCCGCCGACATCATCAAGGTGGCCATGCTCAACGTCGAGCGTGCGATCGATGCGGCCGGCCTCAGTTCACGGATGCTCCTGCAGGTTCATGACGAGCTCGTCTTCGAAGTCGCGCCAGGTGAGCTCGAGCAGCTGGAGAAGCTCGTACGCGAGCAGATGGCGTCAGCGGCCGACATGTCCGTGGCACTCGACGTCTCCGTCGGCATCGGCAAGACATGGCACGAAGCCGGCCACTAG
- a CDS encoding branched-chain amino acid ABC transporter permease, whose product MRLAALLAAVVGVSIFLGPAPAMAEATPTPTPSADAAIPDQNPIVEGQNITVSLRDLNGGKGEPTAVPGVTLTVFADSKDGEELGTQVTDKLGRVSIAIPSNGTYVVVLDPDSLPDGVKLSGKGETAKTITARLGGSNFVQFQIGAVVTKAASFSSKMTDATTSGLKYGLIIALAALGLSLIFGTTGLTNFAHGELITFGGIMTLAFNRGLGFPVIVAGILAVIASALFGFLQDRGLWRPLRNRGTGLIAMMIVSIGFALLLRSIYQYTVGSSTETLSQYVAQGRTDYGPIALSDKEVAIFGISIVTLVVTCIALMRTRLGKAMRAVSDNPALSASSGMRVDGVISAVWILGTALTGLSGVLLAVNQQVNFQMGFKILLLVFAAVTLGGLGTIWGALLGSLVIGLMVEVAPVLTIGGWHPVPASIKDVGALLVMILILLVRPQGILGKAQRIG is encoded by the coding sequence ATGCGACTCGCGGCCCTACTTGCAGCAGTAGTGGGAGTGTCCATATTCCTCGGTCCAGCTCCGGCCATGGCCGAGGCGACACCCACTCCGACCCCCTCGGCGGACGCTGCAATTCCAGACCAGAACCCCATCGTGGAAGGCCAGAACATCACGGTCTCCCTGAGGGATCTGAATGGCGGCAAGGGTGAACCCACAGCGGTTCCCGGCGTCACTCTGACCGTCTTTGCCGACAGCAAGGACGGCGAGGAGCTAGGCACCCAAGTGACCGACAAGCTCGGACGCGTCAGCATCGCGATCCCGAGCAACGGCACCTACGTCGTGGTCCTCGATCCCGATTCCCTCCCCGATGGCGTCAAGCTCAGCGGCAAGGGCGAGACCGCCAAGACCATCACGGCACGACTGGGTGGCAGCAACTTCGTGCAGTTCCAGATCGGTGCCGTTGTCACCAAGGCAGCGTCGTTCAGCAGCAAGATGACTGACGCGACGACCTCTGGTCTCAAGTACGGCCTGATCATCGCCCTCGCGGCGTTGGGACTGTCCTTGATCTTCGGCACCACGGGCCTCACCAACTTCGCCCACGGCGAGCTGATCACGTTCGGCGGCATCATGACGCTCGCGTTCAACCGCGGGCTCGGGTTCCCGGTGATCGTCGCCGGCATTCTCGCAGTGATCGCGTCGGCCCTGTTCGGATTCCTGCAGGACCGAGGGCTGTGGCGACCTCTCCGCAACCGCGGTACGGGCCTCATCGCCATGATGATCGTCTCGATCGGCTTCGCCCTCCTCCTCCGCAGCATCTACCAGTACACAGTCGGCAGCAGCACCGAGACGCTGAGCCAATACGTCGCACAGGGACGCACCGATTACGGCCCCATCGCGCTGTCTGACAAGGAAGTCGCGATCTTCGGCATCTCGATCGTCACGCTGGTCGTCACCTGTATCGCCCTGATGCGTACGCGACTCGGCAAGGCGATGCGGGCCGTGTCTGACAACCCGGCACTCTCTGCCTCGTCCGGTATGCGCGTCGACGGCGTCATCTCGGCCGTATGGATCCTCGGCACCGCCCTCACCGGCCTGTCGGGCGTCCTGTTGGCCGTCAACCAGCAGGTCAACTTCCAGATGGGCTTCAAGATCCTGCTGCTCGTCTTTGCCGCGGTCACCCTCGGTGGCCTCGGAACCATCTGGGGCGCCCTGCTCGGCTCACTGGTCATCGGCCTCATGGTCGAGGTTGCTCCGGTGCTGACGATCGGCGGTTGGCACCCGGTGCCGGCCTCCATCAAGGATGTCGGTGCCCTCCTCGTGATGATCCTGATTCTGCTCGTCAGACCACAGGGCATCCTCGGCAAAGCTCAGCGGATCGGATAA
- a CDS encoding GNAT family N-acetyltransferase codes for MSARTPIVLRDADRDDAAALIALWSECAAASLDEGSEAFTQQALWREPGVAEASAALDINLGQPNKRMVVAVADDEIVGATVFSLNTLTPISLTRVLIVTEIQVSPRFRRRSVASMLLSAAAHHGEDNNCEIVVASIPAHSREPHRYLAKIGFNQIAIVRAIQASKLTSRLTGKATNSRDTGKLIAVRRTLRRRQADALGAGTRR; via the coding sequence ATGTCTGCCAGAACCCCCATCGTCCTGCGGGACGCTGATCGAGATGACGCGGCAGCGCTGATTGCGTTGTGGTCGGAGTGCGCCGCCGCCAGTCTGGATGAGGGTTCTGAAGCGTTCACGCAGCAGGCACTGTGGCGCGAGCCCGGCGTAGCCGAGGCCTCTGCTGCTCTCGACATCAACCTCGGGCAGCCCAACAAGCGCATGGTCGTGGCGGTCGCAGATGACGAGATCGTCGGAGCGACTGTTTTCTCTCTCAACACGTTGACACCCATCAGTCTTACCCGCGTCCTGATCGTCACCGAGATCCAGGTATCGCCGCGCTTCCGTCGCCGTTCAGTTGCCTCGATGCTTCTGTCGGCTGCTGCTCACCACGGTGAGGACAACAACTGCGAGATCGTGGTCGCCTCGATTCCGGCGCACTCGCGCGAACCGCATCGCTATCTCGCCAAGATCGGGTTCAACCAGATCGCGATCGTTCGAGCGATCCAGGCAAGCAAGCTGACCTCGCGCCTGACGGGCAAAGCGACCAACTCGCGCGACACCGGCAAGCTCATTGCCGTACGCCGTACGCTGCGCCGCCGCCAGGCCGATGCGCTCGGTGCTGGCACCCGTCGCTGA
- a CDS encoding branched-chain amino acid ABC transporter permease codes for MDFGTVIDAAFSAALGPQAIVFALAAIGLNVHFGYTGLLNFGQAGFMSIAAFGLAVSVVTWDLNFWLAVAIGLVGSVVLALVLGVPTLRLRADYLAIVTIATSEILRLIFGAVEFKDTFGGSNGLTGFASTYKDLNPFSKGYDFGFVSFSKGDMWNITVGWSLVILSCILVWSLMRSPWGRVLRSIREDEDAVRSLGKNVFAYKMQALVLGGLFGGLAGIYHILKQGSAVPTDFNTTFTFYAYAALLVGGAARVLGPVVGSVVFWFLIAGLGSFFGQATSGADPLIPEFIMTNTQSSLIRFIMLGLGLMLLMIFRPQGIFGDRREIAIDAR; via the coding sequence ATGGACTTCGGAACAGTCATCGACGCCGCCTTCTCGGCGGCCCTCGGCCCCCAGGCCATCGTCTTCGCACTTGCAGCCATCGGCCTCAACGTGCACTTCGGTTACACGGGCCTGCTCAACTTCGGTCAGGCCGGCTTCATGTCGATCGCCGCGTTCGGCCTCGCCGTCAGCGTCGTCACGTGGGACCTCAACTTCTGGCTCGCCGTGGCCATCGGCCTCGTGGGCTCGGTCGTTCTCGCGCTGGTGCTCGGCGTACCCACGCTGCGCCTCCGGGCCGACTACCTCGCCATCGTCACGATCGCGACGTCGGAGATCCTGCGCTTGATCTTCGGTGCCGTGGAGTTCAAGGACACGTTCGGCGGCTCCAACGGCCTCACCGGCTTCGCCAGCACGTACAAAGACCTCAACCCCTTCAGCAAGGGCTACGACTTTGGATTCGTCTCGTTCAGCAAGGGCGACATGTGGAACATCACGGTCGGCTGGTCGCTGGTGATCCTGAGCTGCATCCTGGTCTGGTCGCTGATGCGCAGCCCGTGGGGTCGCGTTCTCCGCTCGATCCGCGAGGACGAGGACGCCGTACGTTCACTCGGCAAGAACGTTTTTGCCTACAAGATGCAGGCTCTGGTGCTCGGTGGCCTCTTCGGTGGCCTCGCCGGCATCTACCACATCCTCAAGCAGGGTTCAGCCGTGCCGACGGACTTCAACACCACGTTCACGTTCTACGCCTACGCAGCTCTGCTCGTTGGTGGCGCAGCGCGGGTGCTCGGCCCGGTCGTCGGATCGGTCGTGTTCTGGTTCCTGATCGCCGGCCTCGGTTCGTTCTTCGGCCAGGCGACATCGGGAGCAGATCCGCTGATCCCCGAATTCATCATGACCAACACCCAGTCCAGCCTCATCCGATTCATCATGCTCGGACTGGGCCTCATGCTCCTCATGATCTTCCGACCACAGGGGATCTTTGGAGATCGAAGGGAGATCGCAATCGATGCCCGTTGA
- a CDS encoding DUF554 domain-containing protein: MFTGIGTLTNVATVVVGSGLGLLIGHRLSERVRSTVTSALGLVTLLIAAQSAFAVSDPELIDEVGTSAPILIVLGALVIGGIIGSWFRLEDRLEDVGAWLQRRLTKEGGGEGRERFVEGFVISSLVFCVGPLTILGSINEGLGNGADQLLLKAVLDGFASLAFAASFGIGVMASALSIAVIQGTLTALGALLGSFLPEAHLLALTATGGLILIGVAFRLLNLKAIPVADLLPALVIAPLLCQIAIAVH, translated from the coding sequence ATGTTCACCGGGATCGGTACGTTGACGAACGTCGCGACCGTTGTCGTGGGCTCGGGGCTCGGCCTGCTGATCGGCCACCGACTGAGCGAACGGGTCCGTTCTACCGTCACGTCAGCGCTCGGTCTGGTCACTCTTCTGATCGCCGCTCAGTCTGCGTTTGCGGTCTCGGATCCGGAACTCATCGATGAGGTCGGTACGAGCGCGCCCATCCTGATCGTCCTCGGGGCCCTGGTCATCGGCGGCATCATCGGATCGTGGTTCCGTCTGGAGGATCGCCTCGAGGATGTCGGAGCGTGGCTGCAGCGGCGCCTCACCAAGGAGGGCGGCGGCGAAGGGCGTGAGCGCTTCGTCGAGGGCTTTGTCATCAGCTCCCTCGTGTTCTGCGTTGGTCCGTTGACGATTCTTGGCTCGATCAACGAAGGACTCGGCAATGGGGCCGACCAGCTACTGCTCAAGGCTGTCCTCGACGGGTTCGCCTCCCTCGCCTTTGCAGCGTCATTCGGAATCGGTGTCATGGCATCAGCTCTGTCGATCGCCGTCATCCAGGGAACGCTGACTGCGCTAGGGGCACTCCTTGGGTCATTCCTGCCCGAAGCGCACCTGCTCGCGCTCACTGCGACCGGCGGTCTGATCCTCATCGGAGTCGCCTTCAGGCTGCTCAACCTCAAGGCGATTCCGGTGGCAGATCTGCTCCCCGCGCTGGTCATCGCACCCTTGCTGTGCCAGATCGCGATCGCCGTTCACTGA